Proteins from one Bombyx mori chromosome 25, ASM3026992v2 genomic window:
- the LOC134201417 gene encoding uncharacterized protein LOC134201417, which translates to MTGGGAGTFRTGAGPGRGDGVARRGESGETTTLGRDAFAALGCFGAADGSTARARFFPRVTVLNPSEVPGSGLAADSNSISDSESEPELDAAQDAIDAGAGVGGDIGESRGTGAGGDNGESRSAGASRPAL; encoded by the coding sequence atgaccggcggcggcgcgggaacttttcggacgggcgcgggcccggggcgcggcgacggggttgcgcggcgaggggagtcgggtgagaccacgactttaggccgcgacgcgttcgcggccttgggttgtttcggcgccgcggacggttccacggcgcgggcgcgttttttcccgcgcgTGACGGTTTTGAACCCTTCGGAGGTTCCGGGTTCGGGACTGGCGGCCGACTCGAACTCCatctccgactcggagtcggagccggagctcgaTGCCGCGCAAGACGCGATCGACgcaggcgcgggggtggggggcgacatcggcgagtcgCGAGGTACCGGCGCGGGGGGCGACAACGGAGAGTCGCGGAGTGCCGGCGCGTCAAGGCCGGCCTTGTAA
- the LOC101740528 gene encoding conserved oligomeric Golgi complex subunit 2 translates to MECESTEFSLPPAPRGLCFDRNDFVKTNFSVDNFLAEHQDVASLETMRDDLGMYLKVLRLAMIELINKDYANFVNLCATLIGFDKAIAKVHVPLEQLNKDVLNVKRSLEDAMKETSMWMSQRHNLQSKKQLLKYYSQTINSLNRLDNVLQNITEQKMYDKIVLADRAAMQYNQLKFTIKKCDNLVKLEHKTQFTYIEETLVRTLNELLFQFWNDGDEENLTKALLTLATLDRVDDVEKLLRKQAVAPLLQDIINESALQRNKDGLSGIYDLVLALLDTKFKLLLSITQHSKLVFLYKKYRFLVNSFWCEVENRIEINLSSIFAPGNPQTFFKRYNESMEFINKFERYCLAENTVKLFRETIEYKSFKRRWNLPVYFQIRFQEIAGSYEGSLHNDPFIESSDGFILKQTYKCWLALQDCWSDGIYIKALGHKFWKLSLQLISRYASWASSYCSQKASLRKAETLNVNKKLINNSINIYVDIHNLVERLPLLLQLVESKLEIENNELLRKSLQSSKESLRAVHKRIKEFIINELYDNFNVQLKQVSDIPRLYRKTNRSVPSKPCAYIDTVSNALREFNEDASKRLDQSNLSELYEDLFSVLTVSYHRNVEDILTSVQKTEDSLRRLKQIREVASQQNPEIGITDGDKIRLQLKVDVISYGKIAESLKLDVHSVQKYTDLSNMVTDAVKNIEIK, encoded by the exons atgGAATGTGAATCGACTGAATTTAGCTTGCCTCCGGCCCCTCGAGGCTTGTGTTTTGATCGAAATGATTTCGTGAAG ACAAATTTTTCTGTAGATAACTTCTTAGCAGAACATCAGGATGTGGCTTCACTGGAAACTATGAGGGATGACCTAGGCATGTATTTAAAAGTTCTCCGATTGGCTATGATAGAGTTAATAAATAAGGACTATgccaattttgttaatttatgtgCAACATTAATTGGCTTTGACAAAGCTATAGCTAAAGTTCATGTGCCATTAGAACAATTAAACAAGGATGTTCTT AATGTAAAACGAAGTCTAGAGGATGCTATGAAAGAAACTTCCATGTGGATGAGTCAGCGGCACAACTTACAAAGTAAAAAGCAGTTACTGAAATATTATAGCCAAACAATAAACAGTCTTAACAgattagataatgttttacaaaatattactGAACAGAAAATGTATGATAAAATTGTACTAGCCGATAGAGCTGCTATGCAGTATAATCAGTTAAagtttaccataaaaaaatgtGACAATTTAGTAAAACTTGAacacaaaacacaatttacttaTATTGAAGAAACACTCGTAAGGACcttaaatgaattgctattccaATTCTGGAATGATGGAGATGAAGAAAATCTAACAAAAGCATTATTAACATTAGCAACTCTAGACCGGGTCGATGATGTCGAGAAATTATTAAGAAAACAGGCAGTGGCTCCATTACTACAGGACATTATCAATGAATCAGCTTTGCAGAGAAACAAAGATGGCTTGTCAGGAATATATGATCTGGTCTTAGCACTTTtggatacaaaatttaaattgctACTTAGTATTACACAACATTCCAAACTGGTATTTCTTTATAAGAAATATAGGTTCCTCGTTAATTCTTTTTGGTGTGAAGTCGAGAAtagaattgaaattaatttatcatCAATATTTGCACCTGGCAATCctcaaacttttttcaaaagatATAATGAAAGTATGGAATTTATAAACAAATTTGAACGATATTGCCTTGCCGAAAATACAGTGAAACTATTTCGCGAAACTATAGAATATAAGAGTTTCAAGAGAAGATGGAATCTCCCAGTTTACTTCCAGATAAGATTCCAAGAAATTGCTG GTAGCTATGAGGGCTCACTACATAATGATCCCTTTATTGAATCCAGTGATGGTTTCATTTTGAAGCAGACATATAAATGTTGGTTAGCATTACAAGACTGTTGGTCTGATGGCATTTACATAAAAGCACTGGGACATAAATTCTGGAAACTCTCATTACAGTTGATATCGAGATACGCTTCGTGGGCTAGCTCTTATTGTTCTCag aaaGCATCATTACGCAAAGCAGAAACattgaatgtaaataaaaaattgataaaCAACAGCATAAACATTTATGTTGACATCCACAACCTGGTGGAACGCCTGCCGTTGTTGCTGCAATTGGTCGAGTCGAAATTAGAGATTGAAAATAACGAATTACTTAGAAAGAGTTTGCAGTCTTCCAAGGAGTCTTTGAGAGCAGTTCACAAGAGAATCAaagaatttattataaatgaattgTATGATAATTTTAATGTACAGTTAAAACAAGTAAGCGATATACCGAGGTTGTACAGAAAAACTAACAGAAGTGTACCTTCCAAACCATGTGCGTACATAGACACCGTGTCCAATGCCTTAAGAGAATTTAATGAAGATGCCTCTAAGAGATTGGATCAGTCGAATTTGTCCGAATTATACGAGGATTTATTTAGTGTTTTGACCGTTTC GTATCACAGGAATGTGGAAGACATTTTAACATCTGTTCAGAAAACTGAGGATTCACTGAGAAGACTGAAACAAATCCGGGAAGTGGCGTCACAGCAAAACCCCGAGATCGGTATCACAGACGGCGATAAAATTCGCCTTCAACTAAAAGTAGATGTCATTTCTTATGGGAAAATAGCAGAATCGTTAAAACTCGATGTACATAGTGTTCAGAAATACACAGATTTATCCAATATGGTTACAGATGctgtaaaaaatatagaaattaaatGA
- the LOC101740307 gene encoding DNA polymerase iota isoform X1, with translation MDDRNMESSCSTCNEIDGEHFKSIIHIDLDCFYAQVEMVRNPELRDVPLGIQQKNIVVTSNYEARNYGVSKCMLVTDALKVCPNLKLVNGEDLHSYRTASGKVFLVLQGWRCPVEKLGMDENFIDVTSLVEEKLKNANLNDLIVMGQLYSEPSAECPCGCHNRLKIASQIANEMRKKIYDELGYTTCAGIAHNKLLAKLICPLHKPNNQTTIFPQHGANYMSTLTSVRSIPSIGSKTMEALISQKIISVSDLQEAPLEILKKHFSSDMAVRLKSLSLGEDNTPVKQSGKPQSIGLEDSFKTVSVKSEVEDKFSALLQRLLVLVREDGRIPVSVRVTLRKKDAKRLSSHRESRQSQISPSIFTLSSGVLTVTEAGQQKLMAIIMRLFTKLVDLSKPFHLTLVGLAFTKFQERMTGRSSIVNYLMNDISVQSVLNLQNDGDASITSMDYSAASPSSSTTTDLSDAEIEPSPKKPKKVNWIAKKRCLAKEEVASPSKLKVGELRLNSKELEKVSELRLNSRDRSLTPRASPAKDNFSDASDSMKDLEDGACNDCPSYVDKEVFSALPDDMQQELKSMWKNPTSSEKTRSSPRKNKSKPNSIMKYFVPQK, from the exons ATGGACGACAG AAACATGGAATCGAGCTGTTCCACTTGTAACGAGATTGATGGTGAACATTTCAAGAGCATTATACATATTGATTTAGATTGTTTCTACGCGCAAGTGGAAATGGTGCGAAACCCCGAACTCCGTGATGTACCGCTCGGTATCCAACAGAAGAACATTGTAGTGACGAGTAATTACGAGGCAAGGAACTACGGAGTTAGTAAATGTATGCTCGTTACTGACGCACTTAAGGTTTGTCCAAATTTGAAACTTGTAAATGGTGAAGATTTACATAGTTACAGAACTGCATCAGGCAAGGTGTTTTTAGTGTTGCAAGGTTGGCGGTGTCCCGTTGAAAAACTTGGAATGGATGAAAATTTCATTGATGTGACAAGTCTTGTGgaggaaaaattaaaaaatgcaaaCTTAAATGATCTCATAGTTATGGGCCAGCTATATAGTGAACCGAGTGCTGAATGTCCATGTGGTTGTCACAACAGACTAAAAATAGCATCACAAATTGCAAATGAAATGAGGAAGAAAATTTATGATGAGTTGGGTTACACAACTTGTGCCGGAATAGCTCATAACAAGTTGTTGGCTAAACTAATTTGTCCCCTGCATAAACCTAACAACCAGACCACAATATTTCCTCAACATGGAGCCAATTACATGTCTACTCTGACCAGTGTCCGGTCCATTCCAAGTATTGGCTCCAAAACAATGGAAGCATTAATTTCTCAGAAGATAATATCGGTCAGTGACTTACAAGAAGCTCCTTTAGAGATTCTGAAAAAACATTTCAGCAGTGATATGGCTGTTAGATTGAAAAGTTTAAGTTTAGGAGAGGATAATACTCCAGTAAAGCAAAGTGGAAAACCTCAGAGCATAGGATTGGAGGATAGTTTCAAAACTGTAAGTGTAAAAAGTGAGGTGGAGGATAAATTCTCTGCTCTGCTACAGAGATTATTAGTACTTGTAAGAGAAGATGGTCGCATTCCAGTTTCGGTGAGGGTAACTTTACGTAAGAAGGATGCTAAAAGATTGAGCAGTCATAGGGAATCAAGACAAAGTCAGATTTCTCCATCTATCTTCACACTAAGCAGTGGTGTGTTGACTGTAACAGAAGCTGGTCAACAAAAATTGATGGCCATAATAATGAGATTATTCACTAAACTTGTTGATTTATCTAAACCATTCCATTTGACTTTGGTGGGACTAGCGTTTACCAAGTTCCAAGAACGAATGACAGGCAGGAGTTCCATTGTAAACTACTTAATGAATGACATTTCTGTTCAGTCAGTTCTCAACTTACAAAATGATGGTGACGCTTCAATTACTTCAATGGACTATTCTGCTGCATCTCCAAGTAGCAGTACCACTACAGATCTCTCTGATGCAGAAATTGAGCCATCACCTAAAAAACCTAAGAAAGTTAATTGGATTGCAAAGAAGCGGTGCCTAGCCAAGGAAGAAGTTGCATCACCAAGTAAACTGAAAGTTGGTGAACTTAGACTTAATTCTAAAGAGCTAGAAAAAGTCTCAGAGTTGAGGTTAAATTCAAGAGATCGATCTCTTACTCCTCGAGCAAGCCCCGCTAAAGACAACTTTTCTGATGCTTCAGATTCTATGAAGGACCTAGAAGATGGAGCTTGTAATGATTGTCCAAGTTATGTTGATAAAGAAGTGTTTAGTGCTCTCCCTGATGACATGCAACAGGAACTTAAATCAATGTGGAAGAACCCTACTAGTTCTGAGAAAACCAGAAGTAGTCCAAGAAAGAACAAATCAAAACCCAACtctataatgaaatattttgttccacaaaaatag
- the LOC101740307 gene encoding DNA polymerase iota isoform X2, with protein sequence MDENFIDVTSLVEEKLKNANLNDLIVMGQLYSEPSAECPCGCHNRLKIASQIANEMRKKIYDELGYTTCAGIAHNKLLAKLICPLHKPNNQTTIFPQHGANYMSTLTSVRSIPSIGSKTMEALISQKIISVSDLQEAPLEILKKHFSSDMAVRLKSLSLGEDNTPVKQSGKPQSIGLEDSFKTVSVKSEVEDKFSALLQRLLVLVREDGRIPVSVRVTLRKKDAKRLSSHRESRQSQISPSIFTLSSGVLTVTEAGQQKLMAIIMRLFTKLVDLSKPFHLTLVGLAFTKFQERMTGRSSIVNYLMNDISVQSVLNLQNDGDASITSMDYSAASPSSSTTTDLSDAEIEPSPKKPKKVNWIAKKRCLAKEEVASPSKLKVGELRLNSKELEKVSELRLNSRDRSLTPRASPAKDNFSDASDSMKDLEDGACNDCPSYVDKEVFSALPDDMQQELKSMWKNPTSSEKTRSSPRKNKSKPNSIMKYFVPQK encoded by the coding sequence ATGGATGAAAATTTCATTGATGTGACAAGTCTTGTGgaggaaaaattaaaaaatgcaaaCTTAAATGATCTCATAGTTATGGGCCAGCTATATAGTGAACCGAGTGCTGAATGTCCATGTGGTTGTCACAACAGACTAAAAATAGCATCACAAATTGCAAATGAAATGAGGAAGAAAATTTATGATGAGTTGGGTTACACAACTTGTGCCGGAATAGCTCATAACAAGTTGTTGGCTAAACTAATTTGTCCCCTGCATAAACCTAACAACCAGACCACAATATTTCCTCAACATGGAGCCAATTACATGTCTACTCTGACCAGTGTCCGGTCCATTCCAAGTATTGGCTCCAAAACAATGGAAGCATTAATTTCTCAGAAGATAATATCGGTCAGTGACTTACAAGAAGCTCCTTTAGAGATTCTGAAAAAACATTTCAGCAGTGATATGGCTGTTAGATTGAAAAGTTTAAGTTTAGGAGAGGATAATACTCCAGTAAAGCAAAGTGGAAAACCTCAGAGCATAGGATTGGAGGATAGTTTCAAAACTGTAAGTGTAAAAAGTGAGGTGGAGGATAAATTCTCTGCTCTGCTACAGAGATTATTAGTACTTGTAAGAGAAGATGGTCGCATTCCAGTTTCGGTGAGGGTAACTTTACGTAAGAAGGATGCTAAAAGATTGAGCAGTCATAGGGAATCAAGACAAAGTCAGATTTCTCCATCTATCTTCACACTAAGCAGTGGTGTGTTGACTGTAACAGAAGCTGGTCAACAAAAATTGATGGCCATAATAATGAGATTATTCACTAAACTTGTTGATTTATCTAAACCATTCCATTTGACTTTGGTGGGACTAGCGTTTACCAAGTTCCAAGAACGAATGACAGGCAGGAGTTCCATTGTAAACTACTTAATGAATGACATTTCTGTTCAGTCAGTTCTCAACTTACAAAATGATGGTGACGCTTCAATTACTTCAATGGACTATTCTGCTGCATCTCCAAGTAGCAGTACCACTACAGATCTCTCTGATGCAGAAATTGAGCCATCACCTAAAAAACCTAAGAAAGTTAATTGGATTGCAAAGAAGCGGTGCCTAGCCAAGGAAGAAGTTGCATCACCAAGTAAACTGAAAGTTGGTGAACTTAGACTTAATTCTAAAGAGCTAGAAAAAGTCTCAGAGTTGAGGTTAAATTCAAGAGATCGATCTCTTACTCCTCGAGCAAGCCCCGCTAAAGACAACTTTTCTGATGCTTCAGATTCTATGAAGGACCTAGAAGATGGAGCTTGTAATGATTGTCCAAGTTATGTTGATAAAGAAGTGTTTAGTGCTCTCCCTGATGACATGCAACAGGAACTTAAATCAATGTGGAAGAACCCTACTAGTTCTGAGAAAACCAGAAGTAGTCCAAGAAAGAACAAATCAAAACCCAACtctataatgaaatattttgttccacaaaaatag
- the LOC101741333 gene encoding protein phosphatase 1 regulatory subunit 21, translating into MEGLPTGDIQTKYQKLAAEYSKLRVHIKVLKKGVLDEQAKSNELRETLKAKEKALRKGELEIDSLTFRNQQLTRRVSVLQDELDILQIKCTKKTKSKNEEKQPTTSSMLDSGLLQEELQKKIIENADISSQLADKHFEISQLKASLEDYQRHISESDSKYKCEIAKLKNRNQELQLALEGAQKEKLDGTPNRVNAPSSSQPTSCNGDFLSEAGSLFGSEGGLCSVDDLNDNEQISVKAHSLEQENQQMKLEFEILRLENESLKLEVAKYESASQKRRGDGHDSGDFNVFSETSIDGEGRVTGLLGSLEVPFVLSEETKAREERMKTYFRSKLSQIQVEKAELKSKTEHYIKECELLRLRFEEMEQDKQMDKHTLNEKHNTINRLEEELHSTSHNYEEQMSVLTEHVAGLNEQLTRQHDVIQHLKHQLANKRN; encoded by the exons ATGGAAGGCTTACCAACAGGGGATATTCAGACTAAATACCAAAAATTAGCCGCTGAGTATTCTAAA CTGCGAGTGCACATCAAAGTTTTGAAAAAAGGAGTTCTCGATGAGCAAGCAAAGTCTAATGAATTGCGAGAGACTTTAAAGGCGAAAGAAAAGGCTTTGCGTAAAGGCGAATTGGAGATAGATTCTCTGACATTCAGGAATCAGCAGCTGACAAGACGAGTTTCCGTCCTCCAGGATGAACTGGATATATTACAA ataaaatgtacaaaaaaaacaaaaagtaaaaatgaagaaaaacagCCCACAACAAGTAGCATGTTGGATTCAGGGTTACTACAAGAAGAACTGCAGAAGAAAATCATAGAAAATGCTGATATTTCCTCTCAG CTTGCAGACAAACATTTTGAGATATCTCAATTGAAAGCATCTTTAGAAGACTACCAGAGACACATAAGTGAAAGTGACagtaaatataaatgtgaaatagcaaaactaaaaaacagaaaTCAAGAATTACAGCTAGCATTAGAAGGTGCACAAAAAGAGAAGCTTGATGGGACCCCAAACAGGGTCAATGCACCATCTAGTAGTCAACCGACAAGCTGTAATGGTGACTTCCTGTCGGAAGCAGGGAGTTTG TTTGGCAGTGAAGGGGGACTTTGTTCTGTTGATGATTTGAATGACAATGAACAAATTAGTGTTAAAGCACATTCCTTAGAACAG gAAAACCAACAAATGAAATTGGAATTCGAAATTTTACGCTTAGAAAATGAGAGTTTAAAATTAGAAGTTGCAAAGTATGAATCTGCCTCGCAAAAAAGAAGAGGTGATGGGCACGATTCTGgtgattttaatgtatttagtgAAACGTCTATAGATGGGGAGGGGAGAGTTACAGGACTTTTAGGAAGTCTTGAAGTTCCATTTGTTTTGTCTGAAGAGACTAAAGCAAGAGAAGAAAGGATGAAGACATATTTCAGGAGCAAACTAAGTCAAATTCAGGTTGAGAAAGCAGAGTTGAAGAGTAAGACTGAACATTATATTAAAGAG TGTGAGTTACTGAGGCTTCGATTCGAGGAGATGGAGCAGGACAAACAAATGGACAAGCATACATTGAATGAGAAACACAATACTATCAACAGACTA gaagaAGAACTGCATTCAACATCTCACAACTACGAGGAGCAGATGTCTGTGCTGACAGAACACGTGGCCGGCCTCAATGAGCAGCTGACGAGGCAGCACGACGTGATACAACATCTCAAACACCAGCTCGCCAACAAAAGGAACTAG